One Brevibacillus choshinensis genomic window carries:
- a CDS encoding ABC transporter permease, whose product MVALFLLPLVLVLAVSFFSRSSFGGINLPLTLENYIRFFDPLYFKILWVSCVLAFFTTASCLVFGYPFAYIIARSPAKYRNILMLLIIIPFWTNSLIRTYAWIVLLRTEGVINTLLLKMGLIDQPLSLLYNETAVLIGLVYTMLPFMVLPLYASIEKLDRSLLEAARDLGAKPWQTFCRVTLPLTAPGILAGSLLVFIPSLGLFFIPDLMGGSKTVLIGNLIKNQFLTARDWPFGAASSIILMVLTLLFILGYILVTKDKQGKELL is encoded by the coding sequence ATGGTCGCACTTTTCCTTTTGCCCCTGGTTCTGGTGCTGGCTGTCAGCTTTTTCTCACGCAGTTCGTTTGGGGGAATCAACCTCCCGTTGACACTCGAGAACTACATCCGCTTCTTTGACCCGCTTTACTTCAAGATCCTCTGGGTCTCCTGCGTCCTGGCTTTTTTCACAACGGCCAGCTGCCTCGTGTTCGGCTATCCGTTTGCCTACATCATCGCCCGATCCCCGGCGAAATACCGGAACATCCTGATGCTATTGATCATCATCCCTTTTTGGACCAATTCATTGATCCGTACATACGCCTGGATCGTGCTGTTGCGAACCGAAGGGGTCATCAACACCCTGCTCTTGAAGATGGGGCTGATCGACCAGCCGCTCTCTCTTCTGTACAACGAAACAGCCGTGCTGATCGGCCTCGTATACACGATGCTGCCGTTTATGGTGCTACCGCTGTACGCTTCCATTGAAAAGCTGGATCGCTCCCTGCTGGAGGCAGCGAGGGATTTGGGAGCCAAGCCCTGGCAGACATTCTGCAGGGTTACTCTTCCCCTGACAGCTCCAGGCATTTTGGCAGGGTCCCTGCTTGTTTTCATTCCGTCATTGGGTCTTTTTTTCATCCCCGACCTGATGGGAGGCAGCAAAACCGTTTTGATCGGGAACCTGATCAAGAACCAGTTCCTCACCGCGCGGGATTGGCCCTTCGGCGCAGCGAGCTCGATCATCCTGATGGTGCTGACGCTGCTGTTCATTCTAGGCTACATCCTGGTGACCAAAGACAAACAAGGGAAGGAGCTGTTGTAG
- a CDS encoding ABC transporter ATP-binding protein: MLGPMVKLQHLVKQFGPQTVVHDLSLDIQKGEFLTLLGPSGCGKTTTLRMIAGFEHPNSGQIMLDGEYVHDLAPYGRDVNTVFQSYALFPHLNAYENVAFGLRVKKVPKSQIDARVRKALSLVQLEDYANRKPDQLSGGQRQRIAIARALINNPKVLLLDEPLGALDQKLRKQMQVELKHLQKQLGITFVFVTHDQEEALTMSDRIAVMNQGVLEQVDTPAAIYERPATRFVAEFIGETNLLTGTVSARDHQHMLIECEGFQIAATALPIPNNEKVTVAIRPEKSMLSLEPSADERVVQICGRLTERIYCGGSTRTVVTLANGKQFVALEKTDQLLPAGAGDELYVHWKSEHGVVVTQ; this comes from the coding sequence ATGTTAGGTCCCATGGTTAAACTACAACATCTCGTCAAACAATTTGGTCCCCAAACAGTTGTCCATGATCTTTCCCTCGACATCCAGAAAGGAGAATTCCTCACATTACTCGGACCCAGCGGATGCGGGAAAACAACCACGCTGCGAATGATCGCGGGCTTTGAGCATCCAAACTCCGGCCAAATCATGTTGGACGGCGAGTACGTCCATGATTTGGCCCCCTATGGGCGCGACGTCAATACGGTGTTTCAGAGCTACGCGCTGTTTCCCCACTTGAACGCCTATGAAAATGTCGCGTTCGGACTGCGTGTGAAAAAGGTCCCCAAAAGCCAAATTGATGCGCGTGTCAGAAAAGCGCTGAGTCTGGTCCAGCTCGAGGATTACGCCAACCGCAAGCCCGATCAGCTCAGCGGTGGTCAACGACAACGGATTGCCATCGCCCGCGCGCTGATCAACAACCCAAAGGTGCTTTTGCTTGACGAGCCGCTGGGAGCTCTGGATCAGAAGCTGCGCAAACAGATGCAGGTCGAGCTGAAGCACCTGCAAAAGCAATTGGGAATTACATTTGTATTCGTCACGCACGATCAGGAAGAGGCACTTACCATGTCTGACCGGATTGCTGTCATGAATCAGGGTGTACTGGAGCAGGTGGATACTCCCGCAGCGATTTATGAGCGGCCAGCTACCCGGTTCGTGGCTGAATTCATCGGGGAGACCAACCTGTTGACCGGTACGGTGAGCGCCCGGGATCACCAGCACATGCTGATTGAGTGTGAAGGCTTTCAGATCGCGGCCACGGCACTCCCTATTCCCAACAATGAGAAAGTGACAGTGGCCATCCGACCGGAAAAATCCATGCTTTCTCTGGAGCCCTCCGCCGATGAGCGGGTGGTCCAAATCTGTGGCCGGCTGACGGAGAGGATTTACTGCGGCGGATCAACCAGGACGGTGGTCACTCTTGCAAACGGCAAGCAATTCGTGGCTCTGGAGAAGACCGATCAGCTCCTGCCTGCAGGTGCGGGCGATGAGCTCTATGTCCATTGGAAATCGGAACACGGGGTGGTGGTAACCCAATGA
- a CDS encoding sigma-54-dependent Fis family transcriptional regulator — protein sequence MSLLQQFQEITQKVAEAISAALQIETEIVDDQMTIIAGTGYYEKRINSKEEGGQIDAGYLYGRVITTNQPYFIEDARNDPKYDPSVLQGVTEELAELCTPIHYKGKVIGVIGLIAFTESQRRMLIHNRLPYLTFLQRMTELLTSKIAEQEAWNEWKKTFQQLETLIESIHEGILAIDEQGIITTCNATAEQLVQKAKHELIGSPLQSIWNGSPMQQVLESGMGYIEQEEIYRLDNHEMHFIVTARPIHVNNRVVGVVASFRRMVDMRRLAYVLTNEHKNLYFSEIHGKSRSLALVIKQAEQVARGTSNILITGESGTGKGMLAAAIHSASSRSNGPFIIVNCGAIPESLLESELFGYVAGAFTGAKREGKAGKFELADGGTIFLDEIGDLPLHLQVKLLHVLQTKQVERVGSNKLLPVNIRVISATNKNLEEMVRNKEFREDLYFRMNVIPLHMPPLRERSEDILLLMDYFLAKYRQLLNHPILDFTPEVKVMFCQYQWPGNVRELENAIEYAVNMETTPYIGLESIPVRIRQHHSVSAIAIPGESDLPLKERLRRHERQILSAMLQQHGQSLEAKRMVADKLEIGLATLYRKLEGHQLLNDEKIF from the coding sequence ATGAGCCTTTTGCAGCAATTTCAGGAGATCACCCAAAAAGTGGCCGAAGCGATATCGGCCGCATTGCAAATCGAAACGGAAATCGTGGACGATCAGATGACGATTATTGCCGGCACTGGGTATTACGAGAAGCGGATCAACAGCAAGGAAGAAGGCGGACAAATTGACGCGGGGTACTTGTACGGCAGAGTGATCACCACCAATCAGCCCTATTTCATCGAGGATGCCCGAAACGATCCCAAGTACGACCCCTCTGTCCTTCAAGGGGTCACAGAAGAGCTGGCAGAACTATGTACTCCCATCCATTACAAAGGAAAGGTCATCGGCGTCATCGGACTGATCGCCTTTACCGAATCTCAGAGACGCATGCTGATCCACAACCGCCTTCCATACCTCACGTTCCTGCAGAGGATGACGGAGCTTTTGACCAGCAAAATTGCCGAACAAGAGGCGTGGAACGAGTGGAAAAAGACATTTCAGCAATTGGAGACCCTCATCGAATCCATTCACGAGGGGATTCTCGCCATTGATGAGCAAGGCATCATCACTACGTGTAATGCAACGGCCGAGCAGCTGGTCCAAAAGGCAAAGCACGAGCTGATCGGCTCGCCGCTGCAATCGATATGGAACGGCTCCCCCATGCAACAAGTGCTCGAAAGCGGCATGGGCTACATCGAGCAGGAAGAAATTTACCGTTTGGACAATCACGAGATGCATTTCATCGTCACTGCCCGCCCGATTCACGTCAATAATCGCGTCGTAGGAGTGGTCGCTTCTTTCCGCAGGATGGTCGACATGCGCCGATTGGCTTACGTGCTGACCAACGAGCACAAAAACCTGTATTTTTCCGAAATTCATGGCAAAAGCCGCTCACTTGCGCTAGTGATCAAACAGGCTGAACAAGTCGCCCGCGGCACCTCCAACATCCTGATAACCGGAGAGAGCGGGACCGGAAAAGGAATGCTGGCAGCCGCCATCCACTCCGCCAGCTCCCGAAGCAACGGACCGTTCATCATCGTAAACTGCGGAGCCATCCCAGAGTCCTTGCTGGAGAGCGAATTGTTCGGATATGTGGCGGGTGCTTTTACCGGAGCGAAACGGGAAGGCAAGGCGGGAAAGTTCGAGTTGGCAGACGGCGGCACCATTTTCCTGGACGAGATTGGTGATTTGCCTTTGCATCTCCAGGTGAAGCTGCTGCATGTCCTCCAAACCAAGCAGGTCGAGCGCGTCGGATCCAATAAGCTGCTGCCTGTCAATATTCGTGTCATTTCCGCTACCAACAAAAACCTGGAGGAAATGGTCCGAAACAAAGAGTTCAGGGAGGATTTGTACTTCCGGATGAACGTGATCCCCTTGCATATGCCGCCGCTTCGAGAACGTTCGGAAGACATCCTGCTGCTGATGGACTACTTTCTGGCAAAATACCGTCAACTTCTGAACCACCCGATCCTTGATTTTACCCCTGAAGTAAAGGTGATGTTCTGCCAGTACCAATGGCCAGGGAACGTACGAGAGCTGGAAAATGCCATCGAATACGCGGTCAATATGGAAACCACTCCCTACATCGGGCTGGAGAGCATCCCTGTACGCATCCGGCAGCACCATAGCGTCAGCGCCATTGCCATTCCCGGTGAAAGCGACCTCCCCCTGAAAGAACGACTGCGCCGACACGAGCGGCAAATCCTGTCCGCCATGCTTCAGCAGCACGGGCAATCGCTGGAAGCAAAACGCATGGTGGCTGACAAGCTGGAGATTGGGCTCGCTACTTTGTATCGTAAATTGGAGGGGCACCAACTTCTCAATGATGAGAAAATTTTCTAA
- a CDS encoding DUF1002 domain-containing protein gives MKKYTASFFVAMAVFFSPLTAFADSAPGDVIVTLGNDLTKEQQTALLAEMGESEKSTVVKVTNQEEHQYLARYISKAQIGTRALSSSKITVGEEGSGLKVKTHNINWVTNEMYVNALTTAGVKNADVYVTAPFPVSGTAGLTGIIKAYEASSGVSIPEAQKQVANEEMVKTGQLADSHGKEDAAKLISAIKEEFAKQQPKTDEEINVLIHEVSNQVNINLTESEVNGLVELFKRMRDANIDWVALGDGLNQAKAQVDEFMNREETKSFVSSLSEFLKMVIQTIADVFR, from the coding sequence TTGAAAAAATATACTGCATCATTTTTTGTCGCGATGGCGGTATTTTTCTCCCCTCTGACTGCCTTTGCCGATAGTGCCCCGGGAGACGTAATCGTCACACTAGGAAACGATTTGACCAAAGAGCAGCAAACAGCCTTGCTTGCTGAGATGGGGGAATCCGAAAAGTCCACTGTTGTAAAGGTAACGAATCAAGAAGAGCATCAGTATTTAGCTCGATACATTTCAAAGGCACAAATCGGAACCAGAGCGCTGTCATCTTCAAAAATTACCGTCGGCGAAGAAGGTTCTGGCCTAAAAGTGAAGACACATAACATTAACTGGGTGACAAATGAGATGTATGTGAATGCCCTCACGACGGCGGGTGTGAAAAATGCGGATGTGTACGTAACCGCTCCTTTCCCTGTTTCGGGAACAGCGGGATTGACAGGAATCATTAAGGCGTATGAGGCATCCAGCGGCGTTTCCATCCCTGAAGCCCAAAAACAAGTCGCGAATGAGGAAATGGTGAAAACCGGCCAATTAGCGGATAGTCACGGCAAGGAAGACGCTGCTAAACTCATCAGCGCCATCAAAGAAGAGTTTGCCAAGCAGCAACCAAAAACAGATGAAGAAATCAACGTTTTGATTCATGAAGTGTCAAATCAAGTAAACATCAACCTGACCGAATCGGAAGTAAACGGATTGGTTGAATTGTTCAAACGCATGAGAGATGCGAATATCGATTGGGTCGCTTTGGGTGACGGCCTGAATCAGGCCAAAGCTCAAGTTGATGAGTTTATGAACAGAGAAGAGACCAAGAGCTTCGTATCTTCCCTATCTGAGTTTTTAAAAATGGTAATTCAAACGATTGCCGACGTGTTTCGATAA
- a CDS encoding glycosyltransferase family 4 protein, with protein MKVVMICTEKLPVPPVRGGAIQTYIAGIVDVLGQHHDLTVLGTTDPSLATDERVRNVRYVRVEGQGVFETYAEQVVQFLRTQSYDLIHVFNRPKLVPLIKEVCPNARIVLSMHNDMFDLAKIDPQDAAKTVAMTDRIITISDYVGRVIQSLYPESAGKLRTIYSGVDLQTFVPWENSQSARQIRQELRAMHNLGNRQVILFVGRLTPKKGADILVRAMNELHAQHSNIALVLVGGAWYGVDKISDYVAYVKALADRSPIPVITTGYVNAEQIHQWFWTGDIFVCPSQWEEPLARVHYEAMAAGLPFVTTKRGGNAEVIIGGNGFLVEEPENPRAFADQLGKLLTSRDLQRKMGSAGRTLAENRFTWNRVASEVLEVWNGINVQE; from the coding sequence ATGAAGGTAGTCATGATCTGTACGGAAAAATTGCCCGTCCCTCCCGTCCGCGGCGGCGCCATCCAGACCTATATAGCGGGAATCGTCGATGTTTTGGGTCAACATCATGACCTGACTGTACTAGGAACGACCGACCCTTCCCTTGCGACAGATGAGAGAGTGCGCAACGTACGGTATGTGAGGGTTGAGGGGCAGGGTGTTTTTGAGACGTATGCAGAGCAAGTCGTCCAGTTTTTACGCACCCAATCCTACGATCTCATCCACGTGTTTAACAGGCCGAAATTGGTGCCACTCATAAAGGAAGTCTGCCCGAATGCAAGAATCGTCCTCAGCATGCACAATGATATGTTCGATCTTGCGAAGATCGATCCGCAAGATGCAGCCAAAACGGTCGCGATGACGGATCGGATCATCACCATCAGCGATTACGTAGGGCGAGTCATTCAGTCGCTCTATCCTGAATCTGCCGGCAAGCTCCGCACCATTTATTCGGGAGTCGATTTGCAAACGTTCGTGCCATGGGAAAACTCCCAATCAGCGCGCCAGATCAGGCAAGAGCTAAGGGCCATGCACAATCTAGGAAACAGACAGGTGATCTTGTTTGTAGGGAGACTGACTCCGAAAAAAGGGGCAGACATCTTGGTGAGGGCGATGAATGAACTGCATGCCCAGCATTCCAATATTGCGCTCGTCCTCGTGGGCGGTGCCTGGTACGGTGTCGATAAAATCAGTGACTATGTCGCCTATGTGAAGGCGCTTGCTGATCGGTCCCCCATCCCGGTCATCACCACAGGATATGTCAATGCCGAACAGATTCACCAATGGTTTTGGACGGGGGATATATTCGTGTGTCCTTCCCAATGGGAGGAGCCTTTGGCAAGGGTCCATTACGAAGCGATGGCGGCAGGACTGCCATTTGTGACGACCAAGCGGGGAGGCAATGCGGAGGTCATCATTGGAGGAAACGGTTTTCTGGTGGAAGAACCGGAGAATCCACGTGCCTTTGCTGACCAGCTGGGCAAACTGCTCACGAGCCGGGATCTGCAAAGGAAAATGGGAAGTGCGGGACGGACGTTGGCCGAAAATCGTTTCACCTGGAATCGGGTCGCCAGTGAAGTATTAGAGGTCTGGAACGGGATTAACGTTCAAGAGTAA
- a CDS encoding isochorismatase — MIKIEESYKQRPIRFLELWDHSDWTLKIYGITYQGEFPRSNIIERAKLLACECLPKPAITENRYGVGFIGVHDGRGASFIFIDWWSDENELHHQVYVAPHDNPEEFTYVTPTGLIACVWDLRVLCFEREAWIQTVLANPNGPNVQEYLNLQLNEDT, encoded by the coding sequence ATGATTAAAATTGAAGAAAGTTATAAACAGAGACCCATTCGATTTCTTGAACTTTGGGATCATTCAGATTGGACGTTAAAAATATATGGAATAACCTATCAAGGTGAGTTTCCTAGATCAAACATAATTGAAAGAGCGAAATTACTTGCTTGTGAGTGTCTTCCCAAACCTGCAATAACTGAAAATCGTTATGGTGTTGGCTTTATAGGGGTTCATGATGGGCGCGGTGCAAGCTTTATATTTATTGATTGGTGGTCTGACGAAAATGAATTGCATCATCAAGTTTACGTTGCACCTCATGATAATCCGGAAGAGTTTACGTACGTAACACCTACAGGGTTAATTGCTTGTGTTTGGGATCTTCGCGTACTGTGCTTTGAGAGGGAAGCATGGATTCAAACAGTATTAGCTAATCCTAATGGGCCTAATGTACAAGAGTATTTAAACTTGCAGCTTAATGAAGACACATAA
- a CDS encoding DoxX family protein, with amino-acid sequence MITTVIQVILAVFILTGGVIKLLRIPFQVEHWQHYQYPLWFMSVIGFLELIGGIAMILGASNRYLAAGAGVLFVILMLGAIHAHIFRANQSVVTIIPALVCFILSIIVILRNLKGFF; translated from the coding sequence ATGATAACTACTGTCATACAGGTAATTCTAGCTGTTTTTATTTTAACAGGCGGTGTTATAAAACTCTTGCGCATACCATTCCAGGTTGAGCATTGGCAGCACTACCAATATCCATTATGGTTTATGTCTGTAATTGGATTTCTTGAACTCATTGGAGGTATAGCAATGATTTTGGGTGCCTCGAATAGATATTTGGCTGCTGGGGCAGGGGTACTGTTTGTAATTCTCATGTTAGGCGCTATTCACGCCCATATTTTTCGGGCAAACCAATCTGTTGTAACGATCATTCCTGCATTGGTTTGCTTCATTTTATCTATTATCGTGATTCTACGGAATCTAAAGGGGTTCTTCTAA